The Muricauda sp. SCSIO 65647 genome includes a region encoding these proteins:
- a CDS encoding SusD/RagB family nutrient-binding outer membrane lipoprotein yields MKNRFKTIGLAFVASSMLLTNGCETTGLEVVPSPNFLNPEQADVDFFLNSIQQLVAKLHSGTEGRAENGWAQFGMEAVRIQHQFGPTYRESYEPSDFDQIWDDAYSEALIDIRTMNPLAEEAGQFTHLAIGQILEAYIITTLVDLFGDVPYTEAVLGNEGVLNPALDTGASIYAAADQLLVDAIANLNRSELSLPTNDIYYGGDESQWVKAANTMRLRLAIQSRLANPAESTSIINSLVAGGNLILDFADDMQFQWGTNNAAPDSRHPYFDQNYDGQGPSSDFYTCNYYMDLMANQYGDVDPRIRYYFYRQQSDFSGADVITKECVTEITIPAWWADFNTYCLVPNVNGYNGLWGRNHLDDDGIPPDDAFRTLHGLYPIGGPFDDDSFRNVAGSAAVSEGLAGGGISPIFLASNTNLMLAEAALVLGTTGNARTYLENGIRQSMNKVAAFGAVLAAGSGFEATPALIDSHVAEILTAFDAGDDTDKLRIIAEQLFIADWCNGMDAYNAYRRTGQPDNLTPATRVQDPGTFQRSMWYPQVAADNNINITQKTNPDTPVFWDTNPEGFVD; encoded by the coding sequence ATGAAAAATAGGTTTAAGACTATTGGTTTGGCGTTTGTCGCCTCATCAATGTTATTGACGAACGGATGCGAGACCACAGGGTTGGAAGTGGTGCCAAGTCCGAACTTTTTAAACCCAGAACAGGCAGATGTAGATTTTTTCCTGAACAGTATTCAGCAATTGGTCGCAAAACTACATTCTGGAACCGAAGGACGTGCTGAAAACGGATGGGCCCAATTTGGTATGGAGGCCGTTCGAATTCAACATCAGTTTGGCCCAACATATAGAGAATCATATGAACCTTCAGATTTTGATCAGATTTGGGACGATGCGTATTCTGAAGCGTTGATCGATATCAGAACCATGAACCCTCTGGCTGAAGAGGCAGGTCAGTTTACACATCTTGCCATTGGTCAAATATTAGAGGCGTATATCATAACCACATTGGTCGATCTGTTTGGCGATGTTCCGTATACAGAAGCTGTACTTGGCAATGAAGGTGTCTTGAATCCGGCCTTGGATACAGGTGCTTCCATCTATGCCGCGGCCGATCAGCTGTTGGTCGATGCGATCGCCAACTTGAATCGCAGTGAATTGTCATTGCCGACAAATGATATCTATTACGGTGGCGATGAGAGCCAATGGGTAAAGGCGGCCAATACGATGCGATTAAGACTTGCCATCCAGTCTCGTTTGGCAAACCCGGCCGAATCTACCAGTATTATCAACAGTTTGGTAGCAGGAGGCAACTTGATTCTTGATTTTGCTGATGATATGCAGTTTCAATGGGGTACCAATAACGCGGCTCCTGATAGCCGGCACCCCTATTTTGATCAAAATTATGATGGTCAAGGGCCTAGTTCTGATTTCTATACCTGTAACTACTATATGGACCTCATGGCCAATCAATATGGTGATGTCGATCCCAGGATACGCTATTATTTCTATAGACAACAAAGTGATTTTTCGGGTGCCGATGTAATTACCAAAGAATGTGTCACCGAGATTACCATTCCGGCTTGGTGGGCAGACTTCAATACGTATTGTTTGGTTCCCAATGTAAATGGATATAATGGTCTGTGGGGCAGAAACCACCTAGATGATGATGGTATTCCGCCAGACGATGCTTTCCGTACGCTACATGGGTTATACCCGATCGGTGGCCCGTTTGATGATGATTCGTTCAGAAATGTTGCCGGATCGGCAGCCGTTAGTGAAGGATTGGCAGGTGGAGGCATCTCACCTATTTTCTTGGCCTCTAACACGAATTTGATGTTGGCTGAGGCCGCACTTGTTCTGGGTACGACAGGAAACGCTAGAACCTATTTAGAGAATGGGATAAGACAGTCTATGAATAAAGTAGCTGCTTTTGGTGCTGTTTTGGCAGCAGGTAGCGGTTTCGAGGCTACTCCGGCCTTGATCGATTCGCACGTGGCAGAGATTCTTACGGCTTTCGATGCGGGTGATGATACAGATAAGTTAAGAATCATAGCCGAACAGTTGTTCATTGCTGATTGGTGCAATGGTATGGATGCATACAATGCGTACAGAAGAACAGGGCAACCTGATAACTTAACACCGGCGACCAGGGTTCAAGACCCAGGTACTTTTCAACGTTCTATGTGGTATCCACAAGTCGCCGCAGACAACAATATCAATATCACTCAGAAAACCAATCCGGATACTCCGGTATTTTGGGACACAAACCCTGAAGGATTTGTAGACTGA
- a CDS encoding 6-carboxytetrahydropterin synthase has translation MIATICRKAHFNAAHRLHNPNWSDEKNVEVFGKCNSPNYHGHNFDLEVRVRGEVDQDTGFIMDLAELGRIIRDKVEERFDHKNLNEDCPEFKSVLPSTENFVKVIYDILKPELKSGQKLHITLHETQKNSAEYGDW, from the coding sequence ATGATTGCAACAATTTGTAGAAAAGCACATTTCAATGCTGCCCATAGGCTGCACAACCCTAATTGGAGTGACGAGAAGAACGTTGAGGTTTTTGGAAAGTGCAACAGCCCAAATTATCATGGCCATAACTTTGATTTAGAGGTAAGGGTAAGGGGTGAAGTGGACCAAGATACCGGCTTTATTATGGATTTGGCCGAGCTGGGCCGAATCATAAGGGACAAAGTTGAAGAACGCTTCGATCACAAGAACTTAAACGAAGACTGTCCAGAATTCAAGAGCGTACTTCCTTCAACCGAAAATTTTGTGAAAGTCATCTATGATATATTGAAACCCGAACTGAAATCTGGACAAAAACTGCACATTACCCTGCACGAAACACAAAAGAATTCTGCAGAGTATGGAGATTGGTAA
- a CDS encoding thiol-disulfide oxidoreductase DCC family protein, with protein MKKSLIIFDGECNLCNGVVNWLFKVAPNDVFEFVPFQSRKGQSLLLQNGFSTQMLETVILIECDTIFTHSDGFLKIVSKVPKWKLIAAPLGFVPRTVRDTVYKIASKNRVHWFGKSATCSVSL; from the coding sequence ATGAAAAAAAGTCTAATCATATTCGATGGGGAATGCAATCTCTGCAATGGTGTGGTCAATTGGCTTTTTAAAGTAGCTCCAAATGATGTTTTTGAGTTCGTTCCGTTCCAATCCCGAAAAGGACAGTCACTACTCTTACAGAATGGCTTCTCGACCCAAATGCTCGAAACCGTGATACTAATTGAATGTGACACTATTTTTACCCACTCTGATGGTTTTCTCAAAATTGTCTCAAAGGTGCCCAAATGGAAATTGATCGCCGCTCCTTTGGGGTTCGTTCCCAGAACAGTGCGGGATACCGTATATAAAATTGCATCTAAAAATAGGGTACATTGGTTCGGAAAGTCAGCGACCTGCTCAGTTTCCCTTTAA
- the murF gene encoding UDP-N-acetylmuramoyl-tripeptide--D-alanyl-D-alanine ligase: MTLTALHDLFLRYPIVSTDTRKIESDCLFFALKGPNFNGNEFAAEALEKGAKYAIIDEPGFHEEGKTILVENVLETLQKLAIYHRNHCKAKIISLTGSNGKTTTKELIHAVLDKKYRTIATSGNLNNHIGVPLTLLTIKEDTEIAIIEMGANHQGEIAFLSGISQPDYGYITNFGKAHLEGFGGVQGVIKGKSELYDYLMANDRYVFMNADDPIQREKLAPYIKKIGFSTHNHDFYQIRPVKTDPFVVIEFEGLQIETQLIGEYNFSNCAIAITVGKYFNVPKRDIKLALEGYRPANNRSEVLKKNNHTIVLDAYNANPTSMLAALKNFVTMAGAPKVLFLGDMFELGEASAQEHQKITDVTADLGFHHVYLIGKNFSQTKNSFQKFEDFQKIADHLKENPLEPSTILIKGSRGMALERLLDLL, translated from the coding sequence ATGACATTGACAGCACTTCACGACCTCTTTTTGAGATACCCCATAGTCAGTACAGATACCCGAAAAATTGAATCAGATTGCCTTTTCTTTGCCCTTAAGGGACCTAACTTCAACGGAAATGAATTTGCGGCCGAAGCGCTTGAAAAAGGAGCAAAATATGCCATTATCGATGAACCAGGGTTTCATGAAGAGGGAAAGACCATTTTGGTTGAAAATGTGTTGGAAACCCTACAAAAGCTTGCCATTTACCATCGAAACCATTGCAAGGCCAAAATCATCTCATTGACCGGAAGCAACGGCAAGACCACCACAAAAGAGCTGATTCATGCAGTGCTCGACAAAAAATACCGCACCATAGCAACTTCAGGAAACCTGAACAACCATATCGGGGTGCCCCTTACCCTATTGACCATCAAAGAAGATACAGAAATAGCCATTATTGAAATGGGGGCCAACCATCAGGGAGAAATTGCATTTCTTTCTGGTATCTCACAGCCTGACTATGGCTATATCACAAATTTCGGTAAGGCGCATCTTGAAGGTTTTGGAGGGGTACAGGGGGTCATAAAAGGGAAAAGCGAGCTCTACGATTACCTAATGGCCAACGACCGATATGTTTTCATGAACGCAGACGATCCCATTCAAAGGGAAAAACTCGCGCCATACATCAAAAAAATCGGATTCAGCACCCACAATCATGACTTTTACCAAATACGACCAGTGAAAACGGATCCCTTTGTGGTCATCGAATTTGAAGGGCTGCAAATTGAAACACAACTGATCGGGGAATACAATTTTAGCAACTGTGCCATTGCCATCACCGTGGGCAAGTACTTCAATGTGCCCAAGAGAGATATAAAATTGGCCCTAGAGGGCTATCGCCCTGCAAACAACAGGTCTGAAGTCTTAAAGAAGAACAATCATACGATCGTGCTGGATGCCTACAATGCCAATCCGACCAGTATGTTGGCCGCGCTGAAGAATTTTGTCACCATGGCAGGTGCCCCAAAAGTGTTGTTTTTGGGCGATATGTTCGAACTTGGTGAAGCTTCGGCACAAGAACATCAAAAAATCACTGATGTCACTGCCGATTTAGGATTTCACCATGTTTATCTCATCGGTAAAAATTTCAGCCAGACCAAAAACAGTTTTCAAAAATTTGAGGATTTTCAGAAAATAGCCGATCATTTAAAGGAAAATCCCTTAGAGCCTTCTACCATTCTGATCAAGGGCTCTCGAGGCATGGCATTGGAACGTCTGCTTGATCTGCTCTAG
- the gldJ gene encoding gliding motility lipoprotein GldJ, producing the protein MKKHSIKVVLSCAVIMVGITSCKNSSMSSSKNLSRATGWKINAKDGGFQYNSDFKEQETPPGTVFIEGGTFTKGKVQDDVMYDWNNTPTQQHVQSFYMDETEVTNKMYMEYLDYLKKVYPPENPKYENIYKGALPDTLVWRNRLGFNETMTNNYLRHPAYAEYPVVGVNWVQATQYAEWRTDRVNELMLAKEGFIQEEALYSVLNGEVGGTFSTDAYLNNPESVYGGEIDSLQGKQKRDSISVFAKRTSGVLMPEYRLPTETEWEYAAQALIGSREYNNYRGRKKYPWEGDYTRNGQRVGRGDQLANFKQGKGDYGGIAGWSDDGADITAPAKSYKPNDFGLYDMAGNVSEWVADVYRPIVDDEISDFNYYRGNIYTKKAIGEDGKVKVLRDSIVYDTLPNGRIVALNLPGEIKEVPVGDEETYLRTNFSKSDNRGYRDGDPGSSRFFERFSDDDGDSRKMYDSPQHKVERDSTGKILRQYDTSNFRTSLINDEVRVYKGGSWRDRAFWLDPAQRRYLPQYMATDDIGFRCAMSRVGSKSKTKNKTVRHKKAR; encoded by the coding sequence ATGAAAAAACACTCTATCAAGGTTGTACTTTCTTGTGCAGTAATCATGGTAGGCATTACAAGTTGCAAAAATTCGTCAATGTCCTCATCAAAAAATCTTTCACGCGCAACAGGATGGAAAATCAATGCCAAGGATGGCGGTTTTCAGTACAATTCAGATTTCAAAGAACAAGAGACTCCTCCAGGCACCGTGTTCATAGAAGGTGGAACCTTTACCAAAGGTAAGGTACAAGACGACGTGATGTATGATTGGAACAATACCCCTACCCAACAGCACGTGCAGTCATTCTACATGGATGAAACGGAGGTGACCAATAAAATGTACATGGAGTACCTTGATTACTTGAAGAAGGTATATCCTCCAGAAAATCCGAAATACGAAAATATTTATAAAGGCGCCTTGCCCGACACCTTGGTTTGGCGAAACAGGCTCGGTTTCAACGAGACCATGACCAACAACTATCTAAGACACCCTGCATATGCCGAATACCCAGTGGTCGGTGTAAACTGGGTACAAGCTACCCAATATGCCGAATGGCGTACCGATAGGGTAAACGAACTGATGTTGGCCAAAGAGGGCTTCATTCAAGAAGAGGCCTTGTATAGCGTTTTGAACGGTGAGGTCGGAGGCACTTTCAGCACCGACGCATACCTCAATAATCCAGAGTCGGTCTATGGTGGCGAAATCGATTCCCTTCAAGGAAAGCAGAAGAGAGATTCCATCTCAGTTTTTGCCAAGAGAACCAGTGGTGTTTTGATGCCCGAGTACAGATTGCCTACCGAAACCGAATGGGAATATGCCGCACAGGCGCTTATCGGAAGCCGAGAGTACAACAATTACCGCGGAAGGAAAAAATATCCATGGGAAGGCGATTATACAAGAAATGGCCAACGCGTTGGCCGTGGTGACCAATTGGCCAACTTCAAACAAGGCAAGGGTGATTATGGCGGAATAGCTGGTTGGTCAGATGATGGTGCCGATATCACTGCACCTGCCAAATCATACAAGCCCAATGATTTTGGTCTTTACGATATGGCCGGCAATGTTTCAGAATGGGTTGCCGATGTATACCGCCCCATTGTTGATGATGAAATCAGCGACTTCAACTATTACCGCGGAAACATCTATACCAAAAAGGCCATAGGTGAAGACGGTAAGGTAAAGGTATTGAGAGATTCCATTGTCTACGATACCCTTCCCAATGGTAGAATTGTGGCCCTTAACCTGCCAGGTGAAATCAAAGAAGTACCTGTTGGGGATGAAGAGACCTATCTAAGAACCAATTTTTCAAAAAGTGACAACAGGGGCTATCGCGATGGTGACCCAGGTTCTTCACGTTTCTTCGAAAGGTTCAGCGATGATGACGGTGACTCTAGAAAAATGTACGATTCTCCACAGCATAAGGTAGAGCGTGATTCTACCGGTAAAATCTTACGTCAATACGACACCTCGAACTTCAGAACATCACTGATCAATGATGAAGTACGGGTGTACAAAGGTGGTTCTTGGCGTGATAGGGCCTTTTGGTTAGACCCAGCGCAAAGAAGATATTTGCCCCAATACATGGCCACCGATGATATCGGATTCAGATGTGCCATGTCAAGGGTCGGTTCAAAGTCAAAGACAAAGAACAAGACCGTACGGCACAAAAAAGCACGATAA
- the porV gene encoding type IX secretion system outer membrane channel protein PorV, translated as MKKLLICFLLVGLLKTFGQQERVITTAVPFLNIASDARSSGMGDMGVATSVDAFSQQWNPAKFAFAERKMGIGVSYTPYLESIVNDVSLLNANYYNKINERSAFAVSLRYFGLGEIELRQTIDQEATLVKPNEFAIDGSYSLKLSETFSMAVAGRFISSNLRFQEIQNVDSQAANAFAVDVAGFYRSREIAYNSFDGRWRAGFNLSNLGGKIQYDEGGQENFLPTNLKFGAGFDFIFDADNTLGIHTEFNKLLVPTPRDFDGDGDIDAEDNDEYQQIGFFNGVFESFGDAPDGFSEELQEITWALGAEYSYQDVFMLRTGYFNESEEKGSRQFFTLGAGFKFKVAQIDLSYLFSTSQVRNPLENTLRFSLTFNLGEEFYND; from the coding sequence ATGAAAAAGTTACTGATTTGTTTTCTGCTCGTAGGCTTGTTGAAAACCTTTGGCCAACAAGAGCGGGTAATCACCACAGCCGTTCCCTTTTTGAACATTGCTTCTGATGCCAGATCCTCTGGTATGGGCGATATGGGTGTGGCCACTAGCGTAGATGCTTTCTCTCAACAGTGGAATCCGGCCAAGTTTGCCTTTGCAGAGCGAAAAATGGGCATTGGGGTTAGTTACACGCCCTATCTTGAAAGTATCGTCAATGATGTTTCGTTGCTCAATGCCAACTACTACAATAAAATAAACGAGAGAAGTGCCTTTGCAGTAAGTTTGAGATATTTCGGTCTGGGTGAAATCGAGTTAAGACAGACCATTGACCAAGAGGCCACTCTGGTGAAGCCCAATGAATTTGCCATTGATGGATCGTATTCGTTGAAGCTGAGCGAGACGTTTTCGATGGCCGTTGCAGGGCGCTTTATCAGCTCGAACCTAAGATTTCAAGAAATTCAGAATGTCGACTCACAAGCTGCCAATGCCTTTGCGGTAGATGTGGCCGGTTTTTATCGTTCGCGCGAAATTGCCTATAACAGTTTTGATGGCCGATGGAGAGCAGGTTTCAATCTTTCAAATCTTGGTGGAAAAATACAGTATGATGAGGGGGGGCAAGAAAACTTTTTGCCCACTAACCTGAAGTTTGGTGCCGGATTTGACTTCATTTTCGATGCTGATAATACTTTGGGCATCCACACAGAATTCAATAAGCTGTTGGTGCCTACCCCTCGAGATTTCGATGGTGATGGCGACATTGATGCAGAAGACAACGATGAATACCAACAAATCGGTTTTTTCAATGGTGTTTTCGAGTCATTTGGCGATGCTCCAGATGGCTTTAGCGAAGAACTGCAAGAAATTACGTGGGCATTGGGGGCTGAATATAGCTATCAAGATGTATTCATGTTGCGCACCGGTTATTTCAATGAGAGCGAAGAAAAGGGCTCACGTCAGTTCTTTACCCTTGGTGCAGGTTTTAAGTTCAAGGTGGCGCAAATCGATTTATCGTACCTGTTCTCGACTTCACAAGTCCGTAATCCATTGGAGAATACGCTGCGTTTTTCGCTTACCTTTAATTTGGGTGAGGAATTTTATAACGACTAG
- the cdd gene encoding cytidine deaminase, with amino-acid sequence MEKKHIGFDLTILASEDELSIEESTLLKEAEKARRKAYAPYSNFFVGAAVLMENGEIVLGNNQENASYPSGLCAERVAVFQAGARFPNETIKAIAISASSKNYTVKIPAAPCGNCRQSIAEYEQRQNSPISILFRGEEGPVYKCGSIGDLLPLGFDNSYLGNS; translated from the coding sequence ATGGAAAAGAAACATATCGGTTTTGACCTTACCATTCTAGCTTCAGAAGATGAGCTTTCCATAGAAGAAAGTACACTGCTCAAAGAAGCCGAAAAGGCTAGAAGAAAAGCCTACGCCCCATATTCGAATTTCTTTGTTGGTGCGGCGGTTTTGATGGAAAATGGCGAAATCGTTTTGGGCAACAACCAAGAGAATGCTTCCTATCCTTCTGGGCTTTGTGCTGAACGAGTGGCCGTTTTTCAAGCTGGGGCAAGGTTTCCCAATGAAACCATAAAGGCCATTGCCATAAGTGCATCCTCAAAGAACTATACGGTAAAAATTCCAGCGGCCCCCTGTGGTAATTGTAGGCAGTCCATCGCCGAATACGAACAACGGCAAAATTCACCTATATCCATTCTTTTCAGGGGAGAGGAGGGCCCGGTTTACAAGTGCGGTTCAATAGGTGATTTGCTACCACTAGGGTTCGATAATTCCTATCTGGGCAATTCTTGA
- the pdhA gene encoding pyruvate dehydrogenase (acetyl-transferring) E1 component subunit alpha, whose amino-acid sequence MKKITKEIYLKWYEDMLFWRKFEDKLAAVYIQQKVRGFLHLYNGQEAVLAGSLHAMDLTKDRMITAYRNHVQPIGMGVDPKKVMAELFGKVTGTSKGMGGSMHIFSKEYRFYGGHGIVGGQIPLGAGLAFADKYFKRDAVTLCYMGDGAVRQGSLHETFNLAMLWQLPVVFICENNGYAMGTSVARTAYTTDIWKLGLGYEMPCTDVDGMDPAVVAKEVHKAIERARTGGGPTFLEMKTYRYRGHSMSDAQHYRTKEEVEEYKKIDPITQVKDVILEKKYATEEEIKVIDKRVKDLVSECEKFAEESDFPPIEQLYDVVYEQDDYPFLQHKL is encoded by the coding sequence ATGAAGAAAATTACAAAAGAGATTTACCTGAAATGGTATGAAGACATGCTGTTTTGGCGCAAGTTCGAAGACAAGCTCGCAGCGGTCTATATTCAACAAAAGGTAAGGGGGTTTCTCCATCTTTATAATGGACAAGAAGCGGTTTTGGCCGGGTCGTTGCACGCGATGGATCTGACCAAAGACCGTATGATCACAGCGTATCGAAATCATGTGCAACCGATCGGTATGGGCGTTGACCCCAAAAAGGTCATGGCCGAACTCTTCGGTAAGGTGACCGGTACCTCAAAAGGTATGGGCGGTTCTATGCATATTTTTTCAAAGGAATATCGTTTTTACGGTGGCCACGGTATTGTTGGGGGCCAGATTCCCTTGGGAGCGGGCTTGGCCTTTGCCGATAAATATTTCAAAAGAGATGCCGTGACGTTATGCTATATGGGAGATGGTGCGGTTCGACAAGGTTCGTTGCATGAAACGTTCAATTTGGCCATGCTGTGGCAATTGCCGGTGGTTTTCATCTGTGAAAACAATGGGTATGCGATGGGTACTTCGGTGGCCCGTACCGCATACACTACCGATATTTGGAAACTGGGCCTTGGCTATGAAATGCCGTGCACCGATGTCGATGGTATGGATCCCGCTGTTGTGGCCAAAGAGGTGCACAAGGCAATTGAACGGGCCCGAACGGGTGGCGGACCTACCTTTTTAGAGATGAAGACCTATCGCTATCGCGGCCATTCGATGTCAGATGCACAACATTACCGTACCAAAGAAGAGGTCGAAGAGTATAAAAAAATCGACCCCATCACACAGGTGAAAGACGTTATTCTAGAAAAGAAGTATGCCACTGAAGAAGAGATAAAAGTTATCGATAAAAGGGTAAAGGACTTGGTCTCTGAATGTGAGAAATTCGCTGAAGAATCAGACTTTCCGCCAATTGAGCAACTGTATGATGTGGTGTACGAACAAGATGATTATCCATTTTTACAACATAAATTATAG
- a CDS encoding pyruvate dehydrogenase complex dihydrolipoamide acetyltransferase — MAEVINMPRLSDTMEEGTVAKWLKSVGDKVEEGDILAEIETDKATMEFESFHEGTLLHIGIKEGEGAPVDSLLAIIGEEGEDISALLNGGPSIPEDSAPAVEETTEEKQTTSAAPSAEIPEGVEIITMPRLSDTMEEGTVASWLKKVGDTVEEGDILAEIETDKATMEFESFYSGTLLHIGIKEGEGAPVDSLLAIIGPDGTDTDAVLKAHTGGGASLESAPTAIDEKVETPKEEIKTESAPQIQVDGQRIFASPLAKKIASEKGIDLSQVNGSGDHGRIVKRDVENFKPSEQKATPTVAAPETAMTAPVVPIQLPVGEESSEEVKNSQMRKIIAKRLAESKFTAPHYYLTIEVDMANAKASRVQINDLPDTKVSFNDMVLKACAMALKKHPQVNTSWNGDTTKYNHHVHMGVAVAVDEGLVVPVLKFADQMTLTQIGALVKDLAGRARNKKIKPDEMEGSTFTVSNLGMFGILEFTSIINQPNSAILSVGAIVDKPVVRNGEIVAGSTMKITLACDHRTVDGATGAQFLQTLRAYLENPVTMLA; from the coding sequence ATGGCAGAAGTGATAAACATGCCCCGATTGAGCGATACCATGGAAGAAGGTACCGTGGCAAAATGGCTCAAAAGTGTAGGTGACAAGGTGGAAGAAGGTGATATTCTGGCCGAAATCGAGACCGACAAAGCCACGATGGAGTTTGAGTCTTTTCACGAAGGCACACTTTTGCACATAGGCATCAAGGAAGGTGAAGGTGCCCCGGTCGATTCACTGCTTGCCATTATCGGTGAGGAAGGGGAAGATATTTCAGCCCTGCTCAATGGAGGTCCCTCAATACCTGAGGACAGTGCCCCAGCAGTTGAAGAAACAACAGAAGAGAAGCAAACTACATCAGCGGCTCCTAGTGCCGAAATTCCTGAAGGGGTTGAGATCATTACCATGCCCCGATTGAGCGATACCATGGAAGAGGGCACCGTTGCCTCATGGCTGAAGAAAGTCGGTGACACGGTTGAGGAAGGTGATATTCTGGCCGAAATCGAGACCGACAAGGCCACAATGGAATTTGAATCGTTCTATTCTGGAACGCTTTTGCATATCGGCATAAAAGAAGGAGAAGGCGCACCCGTTGACTCGCTTTTGGCAATTATAGGCCCGGACGGAACAGATACCGATGCGGTATTGAAAGCTCATACGGGCGGTGGTGCTTCTTTAGAAAGTGCCCCAACGGCGATTGATGAGAAGGTTGAAACCCCCAAAGAAGAAATAAAAACGGAAAGTGCCCCACAAATTCAAGTTGATGGGCAACGTATTTTTGCTTCACCGTTGGCAAAGAAAATAGCATCGGAAAAAGGCATCGACCTATCGCAGGTGAATGGTTCTGGTGACCATGGCCGTATCGTAAAACGAGATGTAGAGAACTTCAAACCTTCAGAGCAGAAAGCGACACCGACCGTTGCAGCACCAGAGACAGCCATGACCGCACCGGTAGTTCCGATTCAATTGCCCGTGGGCGAAGAGAGCAGCGAAGAGGTCAAGAACTCACAGATGCGAAAGATCATTGCCAAGCGTTTGGCCGAATCAAAGTTCACGGCACCACATTATTATTTGACCATCGAGGTCGATATGGCCAATGCAAAGGCATCACGTGTGCAGATCAATGATTTGCCCGATACCAAGGTATCGTTCAATGATATGGTTTTGAAGGCCTGTGCGATGGCCTTGAAGAAACACCCACAAGTAAACACGTCATGGAATGGCGATACCACCAAATACAATCACCATGTGCACATGGGTGTAGCGGTGGCCGTTGATGAAGGTTTGGTCGTACCTGTGTTGAAGTTTGCCGATCAGATGACCCTGACCCAAATTGGGGCTTTGGTCAAAGATTTGGCAGGAAGGGCGCGAAACAAAAAAATCAAGCCCGATGAAATGGAAGGTAGTACCTTCACGGTTTCCAATCTGGGTATGTTCGGTATTCTCGAGTTTACCTCAATCATCAACCAACCCAACTCGGCCATCTTATCGGTTGGGGCCATTGTTGATAAACCAGTGGTGAGAAATGGTGAAATTGTCGCGGGCAGCACCATGAAAATTACATTGGCCTGTGATCACAGAACCGTAGATGGTGCCACAGGGGCCCAGTTCTTGCAAACACTGAGAGCTTATTTGGAAAACCCAGTGACCATGTTGGCGTAA